GTGCATGAATTTCtatgttttgtttcattatgtgcttatattttatataaaaatttaaaaaaatcaaattttaaaaaatgtgcaggGGCTCCAAACATCCAGAGGatttattctttatttatttcCGTATCTAGTCCAGCCGTTATGAAGTAATCTGGCTGGCTCATGAGTTGTAAATCTGCCTGGCACCTCCAGAAGCCTTGAGACCTGAAGTAGTGTTTGTGCTTAAAGCCAGCTCTGAGTTAATGTAAATGGGTCTTAGTAAAAGGCATCTGTGCCAGGATAACACTGGATTTTCTTGCATCTTGTTCATGGATCAGTTGGTTTAAGATGGCTTTGGTTCTTGCCATCtacatggggttttttttatataatttatatCAAATTCCATTACCCTGAGATGCTCTTTCCATTTGGTATGTTTCCAAAATCCCCACTCAAAATGAATGTGTCAGTATATTAAATGTGGAAGTGGAAGTGTGTCAGtggcagggacagagactttaAAAATTAGTCTGTCTTTATTTAGATGaacctttatattttatttagagACAGCATAGCCCAGTGTTCAGAGCACTGTAGTGAGTCAGTGGACCTGAGTTCTGTCTATTTAGGAACTTGTATATTGTGCTCTttactgtagtgtctgagcaACTCATGATCACTAGTGAATTTGTCCTCACAACAACCCTATGAGGTGAGGTACAGAGAGCAGCGGTcagcaaactatggcctgtgggccacatcggGCCCACCAGCTGATTTTATCTGGCCCTCGAgatcctgctggggagtggggtctgaggCTTGCCCCACACTCCAGCTGGGGAATGGGGTCGGGAGGCGCTCCATGCGTGCCGTGGCTCCcggaaacagcggcatgtcccccctctggctcctatgcgtaggagcagccaaggggctctgcacgctgcccccaccccaagtgccacccccacagctcccattggctgggaactgtggccaatgggagttacAGGGCAgctcctgcagacagggcagcgcacagagccgcctggccacgcctccgtgtaggagctggaggggggacatgccactgcttccgggagctacttgaggtaaacactgcccagagcctgcaccccaacctcctgccccagccccagttcccctgctgccctccaaacccctcgatcccagcccagatcaccctcctgcaccccaaacccctcatccccagccagagccccctcctgcaccccaacctcaattttgtgagcattcatggcccaccatacaatttccatacccagatgtgaccctcatgccaaaaagtttgcccacccctggagcaGAGTAAGGGATTTGTTAGATTTTACACGGGAAGTCTGTGACTGAGCTGAAaactgaactcaggtctcctcaGTCCCATTCAAATGCCTTATCTGCATCCGTCTTACCTATTCTGCTCTATTCTTGACATCTGctattgttgtacttaaagtactgcataggatcttttcagggggaataagacaaaatgccacatttattggtaATACGTGTATTCTTTaaactgtatcatatgcatataatatattacactgacactcacacacacacacaaacacactccgtcttgttgttaccaattagttgctccccttaacttcactggccaggtgagttagatgggggagggggtggagccgggcttctgccgatccggatcgatgctcccatgttgacaagacgagacccagggtcctctgcaagacacctcacttttatagcagctttcctcttatgcaaatctataccagattcaaactctgtgtctgtgtccattggtcctttgtgctgctttcttttgagtgttgtcccaatgctgcaaagagggtgtttccaaaagaaggtgcttgcttctaacccccgaggccgtccgatatgtctgcttgtctttaatgagcccacttgacacgttttattgtccttgggtctggctcccagcccctctccaacagttgaggctgtctggaggtgctgccttccatgcgttcctcattcacacctcattcattcaacagggcaattgattaagaggggggggggggagctcttgttctactgctagcaaaaagaaattttccttctatcttattctatccttaggggctataatattataccaagggcaatgcaaagtttctaaatgaggctttgatacaaagtcccatgaaaacagaggtcacacgtgacccacaaggttatatgaagaggcacaatgtaaagtcatatgaaaattattagatATTTATCTACACCATTGACTTCCTGATGACTATGGGAAAGTCACTTTGCAAATGGTGACACTGAAGCATAGAGAGATAAACTGGGAATAATGATACCCTCATTTGTAAGGCATTGTGAGAGCTACCACTGAAAAGATGTATGTTATTTTATTACTTCAGACTTGACCTTTCTCACTAAAAATTATTCCTGGCAGATATTCTAATGCTGACGGGGCAGCTCTGGGCCTGGCCTAATACCAATACACTAGAATGTAGGTCTGTCAGACTTGGGAGAATTCTTAAAAGCTTTTTGGCTTTTTCTAGTTCAGTGGAACACATTGTGAACATCTTAGAGATCAGATCATTCCTCTACAAAGAGCAGGATCTGTCTGATCTCTTCCTCTGAGGGATCCATCAAGAAGACCTCTCAACGGCTGGACCCCCACTGgagtcaggaaggattttttccccactgcaCAATTGGTTAGATGCATTTTGGGCAGAGTGGTAGGAGTGGTTGCCTTCATCTAGTtacagctggagacaggacacagAACAGCCTGGACCACTGCTCTGATGTGGCACAGAGAATCCTCTAGAAAGGATGCCTGGTGGGGGTATCTTGTTCACATGCTTATGGTCATACTGATAGCCAGATTTCAGGTCAGGAAGgcattttccccaggtcagattggccaggagctggggcaggggttggcttCTTCTGCAGCACAGGGTTTGGTTCACTTGCTAGGATCAGCTGGGTatatctcacctaatcaattcccaGTCATTGCAGGGACCTCATGCATTGGTGGCATCTCAGTCTCCTGTTATCTGCCTGTAGCACACAGTTCAGTCTCCAAAGGACTGAAATAATTTGGTCTAACTGAAGACATTGGGCTTAATAGAGGGATAGTTGGATGAAGTGTAATGgtttgtgatatacaggaagtcagactaaatgatctaatgTTCCCTTGTGCCCTTAGACTAGAGCCCTGCACGGCTACACAATTTATATCTGCGATGCGGATATCCAGAAAATAAATTTGTATCCATGGAGCTGCGGGGCTCTACTGGAAACCACAGCAGCAGCATGTTGGGCCACTGCTCCCAAGCGCCAGCACCCCACACCTGCAGCAACTCTGGTGTGGCTATACCACGCGCAGGCCCGCCCACTGGGGTGGGCACCAGGCTCACCGGCGGCTATCCCAGATCATGCTAGTGGCTCACAAGCTCCTGCACAGGAGTCCATTCCACTCAGCGGTCTGCATATCCTGGGAGAAGGTCCAGCACTCTGTCCTTGGAGTTAGGTGAATTATTGCCATCGTGGaactgtaaaacaaataaaagtgggaaGATGCACCAAAATATTATGGAAGAGGAAAGTAGAGGAGATGCAGTACTGCCGATCTTCAAAGATCCGAAACCATGAGTCAAacaccccaaaatcatgagatcagCCCCAAAATtatgaggtttttttaaagtcaaatcaTGTTTATAGCTTGTCTTGACTTTTAAACTCCTCTCTACTCCTCTGCTAGTCTGTGTGataatttcaggttgaaaagACAATCTTTAGTATGCACATATGCACgcctctccctggctgctcagaaggagattccactttCCCATTCCTCACCCCTCAGACAGAGTCTTCAGTGCTCCTAGTTCTAATTGCCTTGATatgaggagggggggagggatagctcagcggtttgaacattggcctgttaaaccctgggttgtgagttcaatccttgagggggccatttagggattggggcaaaaattggggattggtcttgctttgagcagggggttggactagatgacctcctgaggtcccttccaaccctgatactcttcTATGAAATACTATGAGATAACTAAGAATGTCTGCTGGGAGACTCCTCAGTTAAGCTTTCAGACTGGCCCTTGGAATGAATGATGTCCATATGACTCAATTATAAAGCTGATCAGAACAGTTTTCCATCGGCAAATGCTGTTTtgtcaaaacaaacattttatggACACACCAATTTCAATTAAATTTTTAGTGGAAAAACTTAAACGATTTGAAATCAAAATGGAATATTGTGTTCTAACTTGTTTGTTTTGGTTCATCTTAATTTTAACCTTTTAATTTATATagatattaaaagaaaacaattggaCAGAAGttgcattttctgaccagctctgggcAATTGGTAGCAGTTTCCCATCTGGACGCAAGCATAAAAGAGCCTAAAAGCTGGCTTAACTGGCCATTGGAGGATGTTGACATAAGAGTATCACACCATCCTcaactcccagcttctggagtggaggtggtggggaaaATGGGGTGAGTTCAGAGCATCTCTAGGCCCGGGCAGTCCATGCCTGTTGGTGTAGCCCTTTGGGGGTCAGAGGCAACAGGCAATACCCTGATGCTGCTCTACCTTATGCCAGGAAGCTGCCACTAAAGAATGGAGATCACAATGGTGGCTTAAAGCCTGTCCTTCACCCCACTTCCCTAGTCTTGAACCAAGGACAGATCTATGTGAATGAATGTCTCTACACATGgtacttaaaaaaaccaaaacctatTTTCTGTGAAATATAGAACAGCTGTTTATAATCGCTATTCTCACTGTAGGCTGATTTTGTGTCATCCTGAATTTAAAGAAAGCATCAacataacagagttcaaaaccACACTTAGAAACGCAAACAAAGGGCAAAGCACATCTCTTGGCAACCATCTGCTCAGGTACTCTGGTCTCTGTATATAAGCAGGAATGCAGAATATCTAAAATTAGTACTTGTTGGGTAGCTCTGAGGAAAGAATTTTCCCTAGCTGTCTAAACTTTACTCAAACATTCCTCTCATTTCTAAAGTTTGTGCTTTGATTTTATGGAAGTGTGCTGACAATACATCTTACAAGGTGAGGCTAATTTAACCCTGTGGATCTGGGTAGATTAGGCATTTTTCAAGTTCTGTTTTGATTTTCTgcagggttgttttgtttgtttttaagaaatggaCTAAATGAAAAATGCAAAGGAGTTTGGAATGAGCAgctcttttcttttaaatctcaTCCTTATTCCGGAAGCATATGAGTCTACTCTCCCAGTATGCAGAACTGGGGCCAAAGCCTTCCCTCTGACTTCCATGCGAGCCTTTGCATTCAAGAGCAGAGGAGCCTTTAACTCCATTTATAGGATCGAATAAGAAAATATTCATAAATCAGGGATTTAAgaattttgagtgcccaactgaTACTTTATTTTTTCCAAATGGAATTTCTCCTCCTCCAAAACCAGTTATTATTAGTACTGACTCCAGGAAGGTTAGAGACTTGTGATAACATAGTACTTTATTTCTATTTGATGAACTTTACTATTTTGTGTAACAATtaccacacacacagctgtgtaTGTCATAGTAACTCACAGCATCAAGGCTTTTTCCACCTCTCTATCCAGGGCTTTCAACATTCCACTCATCCTCCATCTCAACTATAATGCATTGTTATTTGTTGTTACAGATCAAGTTTCCTAAAGCCACTAAAAGCTGAAGATGGATATTAAGCATGCGAAGGATTATCTTTACTGGCTATACTACCAATACCTACTGGTCACCTGTTGCTATGTGTTGGAGCCCTGGGAGCAATCCATGTTCCATActatttttattactgtttttgCTATGGTGGTCTACACAGCTTATGTCTTTATACCTATCCACATCCATTTGGCTTTTGAGTTCTTCTCCCAGTTATTTGGAGACCAGCGTGAAAGTACTGTTGCCATTATGAACTGAATTTGCCAGGGTTGATGATGCAACAGCTACTATGTGAAATGTCTTCTTCCACGTTGGGGTTGTTTGTTTAGAAAATGGTTTGTGTTTGCGGAAACAATGCTTCCTCGTACAAAAGCTAGCCTGCATAATTACCATAACTGAAAACCAGAATAATGCACTGATTCCTCACTGTATAGttcatatttaaataaaacacGAGCACAGCTTTTGTTCTGTGACTGTGCAACACCGACTTTGGAATGCATTACTTAATATTCAACTTGTCTACTGAGAATAGTGTTCCTATGTAGTAGATCCTCAATGTAGAGAAAACATATGTTCTTTAACAGTTAGAGACCTTATTTCTTTATCACACTGTCTAGAATCATGATTTTTACACATATGGTTTTCACACTCAATCAGAATTTAATTTTAATAGCACACATGAAAATGTATTGCAAACAGCAAAAAGTATCTATGATGATAGTTGGTAGGATATTGTATTTTTGGAATACAAGAAAGCTTCTCCTCCCAGAGGGGTACATGGCAACTACCTTGCAAAACATGCAATTCTTTTCCCCATCCTAGTTTACAGTGTATCAGAAATGTGAGTCAAATATAACATGACCCAAGCAGCTGAAGTCTGTTTGGTTTAGTAGTctgctaatttttaaaatggatgGTGTCATGATATAAAGGGATGGTTTGAGGCTTTTCTTTTAGAAAATGAGAAATCAAGACTAGACGAGCATGAATCCAATTTTTAGTACCTAAGCTTCTGCTGCTGGATTTATGGTGGTTTAATTGTAATAAGAATTTATTATACTGTAAGTAATCTTGCATTGTACTAAGAATGATGTACCAGATATTTAGTGAGTCTGACTTTTTGTTTACACTCAACTTTGCTTGTTACAAACATCAATTTTTCCCCTTTCTACTACAATTCATTGGGGGAAAGCAAAGCATGTGTTTGTGCTAAAGGAAGATGATCTAGTAAACAGAGTGGAATTTTCTAATAATTGCAGAACGCTGAAGCATTTAGATGGAAGCTTTGATACAGAGGCCTCCTTTACAAAGGAGAAAGGAGATTTATTAAAACTGCCTTTGGGGAGTTTCTTAAACCATGAAAGCGTTTTATTGTACATTTGAATCAAACATGAATGCCAAAGAGAAAGCTATATATGCAGAATACATACCTTTTGCAACTGGCACTACTGCTAGTGAAAGTGAGATgcataaaatgtaaatattttttgaaGTATGTTTACACAATTATAGCATGAAGAAATTTTCTAATTTTATCAAGGGGCATTGGGGTCCTGCATGATAAAAAGAATGGCAAATTCTGATGTTTATATGCAGTTtttcaaatgcaaaaataaatttaaattctttTAAAACAGTGTCTTGAATGCATAATTCTCAGTTTTGCCTGTATCCATGTATTATATTCATCTAAATACTGTAACTCGCACTCCCCTCTATCTGTGCAATCTGCTTGCCATTAGATAAACTTGGCTACTTTGTTGCCACTACCTTCTCTGTACGGTAGTATCAACACATAATTTAGGAAACAATTCAATGAGATTTTTTGGTACATCACAACtagaatatatttaaatatatgggAAATATAATTTAACCCACttcaaggcccctttacactggcaAAGTGGCCAATAAGGGCTTTAGCATAAATAAGAATAACTGGGAGAAATGAGCAGGGGGAAAATTGCAACTGTTTTCCAAAACTGTGACTGTTTATGTAGAAGTTGCTCTCACCTTTGACAGCTTTGAATGGCTAGCATTTAGGGCTCCCAGTGAAGTTGATAGCAAAAGCCCAATTGATATTAATGTAAGATCAAGCTTTTACTCACTATGTACCCAGTCCTGTACACCCTTGGCACTGCACAGGGTCTTCTTCTAGGTGACCATTCTTATCATTACAGTAGATTATTTGGCATTGTGGTGCTCCAAGAAAACTCTCAACTCAGCTGAGTGCACAGATTAGCAGGATTCATCAGTATGAGGGGAAAAGGAAACTAAATTGTTTCAATACCAGTATTCCACAGTTGTGAAGGCAGAACACTAATGCTGAAAGTAGTTCTTCTATGCCTACAGTACAGTTTTTTTTCTGAAACCAGTCTGAGCCTGACAATACCCATAAGCTTTTCTCTGTACTGGGTCTTTTAGCCTCCAGTAGCTGAAAGGATCCTATCATCTACACACAGTAGAAATCTCTCCCCTGTATTCTTGTAATCTTCAGAACACACCTAGCATGGAAGATAGGTGTCCATGTTAGAATAATACCCATGGAACATTAAAAGACAAAACTGTTATTCATAAAGACTGAATTCTTGTGTTGTGCATGGTAAGGGTTTTAATGACTCCTAGGGGAAAGCAGGGTTTTCTTGTACTACTTAATTATCTATGTAATCTGTGATTTCTTGTATTAATAGCCTTACTTCAGTTACTACTAACACAGTAATAACTTTGGAAAAATAGAAAGACAAGgttggtgaagtaatatcttttactggaccagcttttgttggtgaaagtgacaagctttcaagctacgtgaagaagagctctgtgtagcttgaaagcttgtctctttcacaaacagaagttggtccaataatagatattacctcacccaccttgtctctgatatcctgggcccaacacagctacaacactacaACCAACATGTTATAGTCTAATAAGATCCTGAACAATTTTGTTTCTCCATAGCCATATAATTTACCTGGAGGAAAGGAGTGAAAAGTTCAAAACAGTCACAGGAAAACATCTCTTAGCTTTTTCTTTAATTAGGGGTATGTTTCACATGAAGACTTCTTGTACAATTCCCAGTACAACGATACATCTCAGTACCCACTGCAGATTCTTAACTCCTGAAATATAAAAACTATGAACTTAGCAAACAGGACTATATCCAATAACTAGAGAAAAGAAAAATTGATGAGAGTTTACTATCCTCAGcacttgtgtgtttttgcttaTTACCTAGGTAGTAATCAGAACTCTAAATCTATTATCACATTTTAACCTGGAGGAACCACTCAGTTTACTTGAAATCAGAAAAGAGGCAGGGACAGATTCACTATGTTCCCAAATTAGGATTCTTCCCACCCACCCTCACAAAGGTATAACATGGAATGATGGAGCTTTCTTGGTATTGCTCTGTATCTTGGTATTGGTTTTGTTGCCTCAACATCCATTTCTCCATTTCCTATGGAACCATTCATCAGACTCTCTCTTTCATGTTACATCTTGTTTTAACTGCTAAACATGTAATTACAAAGACTGAAATGCATGTAATACAGAAAGAACTGGATACTGTTCCAAGGGGAAGATGGCTAATGATAAGGGAACTTTAGCCCATGTTCCCTTTTTCTAGAGGCCTGTAAGGCTCTTGTCTTCTAACTACAGTATATTTGTTTATATTGTTGGAATCTGGGCTATGCATTTCAGTTTTGAAACACCACATAAGCAAAGCTATATTCTAGGGCCAAGATTGAGTTGAATGGAGGGAAGTGGTGGATGGGGAAATGAGACAAAGGAGGACagtgggagaaggggaaaaaggAAAGGGGGGAAACAGTTTAACTTTAATAATGAAAGATTTCCATTACAGCAGTCTGCCAGCCCATGAGCCAGCTCGGTGGCTTTGAAGAACAGCCACAGGTGTCAGGACAAAGATGGCAGGTATAAACCCTCATGCTACAGGGCATAAACCACTCACTAACTGCCTGGAGTGGAGAAGAAACTCCCCTCAACTTATTCCATAGTTGTTTGCTATAGGGAGTCATAGATTaaaggccagaaagaaccattatagtcatcaagtctgaccttctgcataacacaggccctagaacctAGCATAAATGCTATAGCTTCTGAAGTATGtggtactgaccactgtcagagacaagatagaGACTTAGGGCTTGagcccaggaccggctccagggtttttgccgccccaagcagcgggggaaaaaaaaaaaaaaagccgtgatcacaattgcgatcggcggcagctccaccatgccactttcttcttcggcgggaattcggcagcaggtgcttccctccgagagggacccgccgccaaattgccgccgaacagcccaatgtgccgccccttccccttggccgccccaagcacctgcttgctgggctggtgcctggagtcggccctgcttGAGCCAGAGCCCTTTGAAGTCAGACAGTCTTTttactgacttcaaagggctttggattaggcctgaGGCAGATGACTGCTCTGATCCAGGCAATTcctattttgttgtttgtttgttggctGTAGGAACGTTGGGTAGgttttgaagtctttaaatcatgatttgaggacttcagtaactcagctaaaGGTTAGAGGtcaattacaggagtgggtgggtgaggttctgtggcctgcactatgcagaaggtcagactagattatcaggatgggcccttctggccttaaagtctatgagtcttattCTTCCATTTCAGATTTGAATATTCaattaaacatttcagtttaataATGTCTGGATGATTCCTGTTAACTGGAAAACAGTGGCCTAATATCTGTCTATAAAATATAGAGTTACTTGATACAAACACATCAGTAAATGTACATGGCAACCCCCCCAAGAACATGATACTGTTATTCCCTCAAACATGAAGCAACCTAGATTTGTAATTAAGTTACCAGAATAAGACTATGCATCAGAGAAGACCAACGAAAAACAAACATCTGTACACACTGCTGCTGTTCACAGTATGAAGCTCTTCTAAAATAGAGAAATTCAACCACACAACTAAATTAAAAGGAAGGACTTAGCTCCTATATAAGCAGATtctatgatttaaaataaaaccttttaaaaaactttAACACCAGTATGCACAATTCATATGGCTAATAAATCTAGATGCATTTAAAAGCAAGAAGAGATTCTCCACAGTTGTTAGTGTAAACCCTCCTGGAGCCTTGCCATCCCTCCAGGTGCCTCAGCACTTGAGTACTGTGCTTCCATGAGCACTGTAGGGACTGTACTTGTCCAGTGCAGTATGACAGAGAGCTTCAAGTATGTAGTAACACACTATAAGATTGTGTGTTTATTAGCCAATGCACACAGCTTAGATGTGGAGCTGCTCCTCATGCTTCAACAAGCATGTATAGTGGCTGACAAGTACATGCCCTGGAATGCTGTTGTTATTAAAATAGCTTTTCTTTTAAGGCACTTTGAAAACATTACAACTACAAATGGTTGAGAGGAAATTTCATCATTTCCTTTTGAGCCCAACTGTGGGAGGAGCACTGGTGCTGGTATTTCAATCTGCCGCTCCTAGCTGCCATGTTTAATTCAGCCAAGGCAttaactgagtgactgggcagaGATAGGGAAGTGATGGCAGCTTCTATGTGGAAGATCCACCACCCTCTCCCCTCTTGTGGGCATACTCATCAGAAAGCTCTGTTTCACTCTTCAACCTAGTCATTGCATTTTAAAGGAGCATTCAGGGATGGATGAGGAAGGGGCAAAGTAATTTTAAACCACATTCCATATACCTGAGTTCTTTTTAAACCTTGATTTATGACCCTTCAGCCTctttcaccccccccctttctgTTCTCAAGTTTTAAAAGTGTATAGCAGTTAATATTTCAAATGACCTGTTGAAAGTGCCTGTTGGTTTACAGACACCTGCTGAAAAGGCAATTTAACTCATGGGAAGAAAATAGGAAATAAGGAAAAACTGCTCATCCTAGCTGAGGCCGCTCTTACGTGGCAGTGAGAGGGTTCCTTCTTGTCACCCCATTGTTCAATGCATATATGGGGCCACAGGAAGATTAGTGCAGAGACTGGGCTGCAGTACTTTCAATATGTTGATGGTACCCAGCTCCACATCTCCATTCTAACTCAGCCCAAACAGTCAATGATCTTTCTCAGCATCTGGATGGAAATGGAGGGATTGATAAAAACTGGCTAATAAACAGAGGCTCAGTCCAGACAAGACTAATACAACTGAAGGATATGGCAAGAATTATTTCTGCTTCTTTTATTGAGGATGTGTGTGCACCATTTGTTGGCCAGGCTCACATTCAAAAGACCAGCTAGTAGCAAGAAACATCTTTTCATCTTTTACATTTAGACACAAAGTTGTAATTCTTTCTCCTTTTGATAGCCTTTGCCACTATCATTCATTCCTTCGTCACGTCAGTATCATATACTGCAATATGTGCTATgtaggtctacatttaaaaccatctggaaactgaagctagtgtGGAATATAATTGGCCTGCTTGGTAAGCAGAAAATCTCACCACAAGCACATTAAACCAATACTCTCCCATTTGTATTGGCCGCTTGAGGATTTTGGGGTGAACTTAAGGCCTTGGTTTTGACCTCTAAAGCCCTAAACGGCTATGGGCCACCTCTCTAGCATGCTATCCTGCCACAGTTGAGATCAGCATAGGTTCCTGAGCTGGCATCTCATGGGTATAAATGAGGGGGGCTTCTGGCTGGGCATGCTCTGCGAGGACCCCGCAGCTTTGGAATTCACTCCCCACCTTGCTCCCAAAGTGGAGGAGTGGGAGAAGATTTTGCAAGGGAGGCGTCAGGGGACTTGTAAGAAAGGAAAGAGGATTCATGTTCTTGGTGCCTGGTGATATAGCTCATATTAAATGGTACTGCTGCACTTGGGTTGTGTTTCTAAGTTATGTCAAGGGGCCTACAATGTATGGCTAGACACAGTAGTAGTGTTTGTATACATCTAAATAGTGAACAAATAAAAACCCTCCAAACCTCAAAACTTAATTTTTGTGACATGTCTCTGATTAAATGAAATCTGAATATAAATGTCTTTTGCTCTCGCAAGAATAAGTTATGCTAGGGTGTGCACATCTCAAAGCTGCCAAGCTGTGTATAAGCCCTGCACTCCTTTGCATGGTACTGCCATAGCACCAACATGTCCTGACTGGTATTTTGTTGTACAAAACCTAGTGTTAATCTCTGTGTATAAAACACGTGGGCTGGGCACTCTCAGTCTCTTTTTATTAACAGATAAGCCTAGTTCTGGATGTTGTATGAACAGCAGCACCTGGTGGATTTCAGACTAACACAAAAAGCAAATTACACAGACATCTttaaggaaagggggggggggggaaatcaataatCCAACAGTGACAAAATGAAGCAGAAAGGAGGGTGAACCAATTCCATTTGCATTTACCATGAAATTGCAAGGGCATCGTTGAATTAAGGCTGAGAGATGTTTAGGCTCAGCTGACCAGCCCCACACCTCCCTTCTtgtttaaaattcattttcttAATTTAGATTAGTCAAAAGTTAGCATTTATCCTGCAGTAAAGACGTTTTGGCCAATTTCATGGATCATCTCACAAATCCATTACTGATGGCTATTACACTTACATCAGTCTAGACGACGAACTTCCAGAAGGTTCTTGCTGAAGCATTTCCAGG
This region of Chrysemys picta bellii isolate R12L10 chromosome 9, ASM1138683v2, whole genome shotgun sequence genomic DNA includes:
- the SPTSSB gene encoding serine palmitoyltransferase small subunit B, which gives rise to MDIKHAKDYLYWLYYQYLLVTCCYVLEPWEQSMFHTIFITVFAMVVYTAYVFIPIHIHLAFEFFSQLFGDQRESTVAIMN